A region from the Silene latifolia isolate original U9 population chromosome 7, ASM4854445v1, whole genome shotgun sequence genome encodes:
- the LOC141592367 gene encoding uncharacterized protein LOC141592367: MVTGTIFHCKKNSWPPEEYVSKIALQLLDYDSAAPPRHAWRRRLNSHANLLKEFSVTFIEAIKLVRLGIRLWSYVREEASYGRKAPIDPFSKEKTKPSASQGVPLGGMGSGSISRGFRGEFKHWQIIPGLCDASPVMADQFSIFISRDGGNKKYASVLAPGQHEGLRKSGDQGISSWGWNLTGQHSSYHALFPRAWTIYDGEPDPELKISCRQISPFIPHNYRDSSLPTAVFVYTLVNTGKERAKVSLLFTWANSMGGVTHLSGDHVNEPFVGKDGVSGVLLHHKTVKDNPPVTFSIAAIETQNVSVTVLPCFGLAEGSRITAKDMWTKMSQDGQFDRDNFDAGRSMPSLPGETLCAAVSASTWVEPHGKCTVAFSVAWSSPRVKFSKGSFYHRRYTKYFGTSQRSAEELVHYALTNYKRWEEDIEKWQDPVLKDEKLPEWYKFTLFNELYFLVAGGTVWIDSSLPVENSVSDKARLKTEENAKTTATSAKVDPNGLVIDHTSGTYSGDVVAAVEDRGKGHAVAEEPVVTLNEHSLARPQDDCDDVGRFLYLEGVEYIMWCTYDVHFYASFALLDLFPKIELSIQREFAKAVLSEDGRKVKFLAEGNSGIRKVRGAVPHDLGMHDPWHEMNAYNIHDTSKWKDLNPKFVLQVYRDFVATGDMSFGIDVWPSVRAAMEYMEQFDRDNDGLIENDGFPDQTYDTWTVHGVSAYCGCLWLAALQAGAAMAFQLGDREFGEKCKRKFLKAKVAFEAKLWNGSYFNYDSGSSSNSKSIQADQLAGQWYTASSGLPNIFDDHKIKSTLQKIFDYNVLKVKGGRMGAVNGMHPSGKIDETCMQSREIWTGVTYAVAATQILSGMREQGFTTAEGIFIAGWSEDGYGYWFQTPEAWTMDGHFRSLIYMRPLAIWGMQWALTMPRVVIEPPRINLMDRIDLSPFGSRSSRFDAGVRKAARKKPSCFGNSVFHCAC; encoded by the exons ATGGTGACTGGAACGATATTTCATTGTAAGAAGAATTCATGGCCTCCAGAAGAGTACGTTAGTAAAATCGCTTTGCAGTTG CTGGATTATGACAGTGCGGCTCCGCCAAGGCACGCATGGAGGAGGAGGTTAAACAGCCATGCTAACCTTCTTAAGGAATTTAGTGTTACATTTATAGAGGCAATAAAGCTG GTTCGGCTTGGCATCCGTTTGTGGTCGTATGTTAGGGAAGAGGCATCATACGGAAGG AAAGCTCCAATTGACCCTTTTAGCAAAGAAAAGACAAAGCCATCAGCATCCCAAGGAGTACCATTGGGAGGAATGGG GAGTGGCAGCATATCCAGAGGTTTTAGGGGAGAGTTCAAACACTGGCAAATTATTCCTGGTTTATGTGATGCTTCCCCTGTCATGGCTGATCAGTTTTCT ATTTTTATATCACGCGATGGAGGAAATAAAAAGTACGCATCAGTCTTGGCTCCTGGACAACATGAAGGGTTACG GAAATCTGGTGATCAGGGTATTTCTTCTTGGGGTTGGAATTTGACTGGTCAGCATTCGTCCTATCATGCTCTATTTCCAAGGGCATGGACTATATATGATG GTGAACCTGATCCGGAACTAAAAATCTCTTGTCGTCAAATATCACCGTTTATACCACATAACTATAGGGATAGCAGCCTTCCTACCGCCGTCTTTGTTTATACG TTGGTAAACACTGGAAAGGAAAGGGCCAAAGTCAGCCTTCTCTTCACTTGGGCT AATTCAATGGGAGGAGTCACCCATCTTTCTGGAGATCACGTGAATGAACCATTTGT tgGCAAAGATGGAGTTTCTGGTGTCCTCCTGCACCACAA GACCGTGAAGGATAACCCACCAGTGACTTTTTCAATTGCTGCAATTGAAACACAGAATGTAAGTGTGACTGTTCTGCCATGCTTTGGTTTAGCAGAGGGAAGCCGTATCACTGCAAAGGATATGTGGACGAAAATGTCACAG GATGGGCAATTTGACCGTGACAATTTCGATGCTGGACGTAGCATGCCATCCTTACCCGGAGAAACACTTTGTGCTGCAGTTTCAGCTTCTACATGGGTGGAGCCTCATGGAAAGTGTACTGTTGCGTTCAGTGTTGCATGGTCTTCCCCTAGAGTAAAATTCTCTAAAGGCAGTTTTTATCACAG GCGGTATACAAAGTATTTTGGTACTTCGCAAAGGTCAGCTGAGGAATTGGTACACTATGCACTTACAA ACTACAAGCGATGGGAGGAGGATATTGAAAAATGGCAAGATCCTGTTTTGAAGGATGAGAAACTACCAGAATG GTATAAATTTACTCTATTCAATGAATTGTACTTCCTAGTAGCAGGAGGGACCGTTTGGATAG ACTCTTCTTTACCTGTTGAAAACTCGGTTAGTGATAAAGCACGTCTAAAAACTGAAGAGAACGCGAAGACCACTGCAACTTCGGCGAAAGTGGACCCCAATGGTTTAGTTATTGACCATACAAGTGGAACATATTCTGGTGATGTTGTTGCTGCTGTGGAGGATCGTGGAAAAGGGCATGCTGTAGCAGAAGagccagtagtgaccttgaatgAACATTCGTTGGCGAGACCCCAGGATGATTGTGATGATGTGGGAAGGTTTCTTTATCTAGAGGGAGTAGAGTACATCATGTGGTGCACATATGATGTGCACTTCTATGCATCCTTTGCACTTCTTGATTTATTTCCCAAAATCGAACTTAGTATTCAGCGTGAATTTGCAAAAGCTGTCTTATCTGAGGATGGTAGAAAAGTAAAGTTCCTAGCAGAAGGCAACTCAGGAATCCGTAAGGTACGAGGGGCTGTTCCTCATGACTTGGGAATGCATGACCCATGGCACGAGATGAATGCATACAATATACATGATACTAGTAAATGGAAAGATTTAAACCCCAAGTTTGTGCTTCAAGTATATCGAGATTTTGTGGCTACAGGCGACATGTCATTTGGAATCGATGTCTGGCCTTCTGTCCGTGCTGCCATGGAGTATATGGAGCAGTTTGACAGAGACAATGATGGCCTCATAGAAAATGATGGGTTCCCGGATCAAACATATGATACTTGGACAGTTCATGGTGTCAGTGCTTATTGTGGCTGTTTGTGGCTTGCTGCCCTCCAGGCTGGTGCGGCTATGGCTTTTCAACTTGGTGATAGGGAGTTTGGTGAGAAATGTAAGAGAAAATTTTTGAAGGCTAAAGTTGCGTTTGAAGCCAAGTTGTGGAATGGTTCTTATTTCAACTATGACTCTGGATCAAGTAGTAATAGTAAATCTATTCAAGCGGACCAGCTAGCTGGTCAATGGTACACAGCATCCTCAGGCTTGCCTAATATATTTGATGACCATAAAATCAAGAGCACTCTGCAGAAAATATTTGATTACAATGTGTTGAAAGTTAAGGGAGGTCGAATGGGTGCGGTTAATGGAATGCATCCCAGTGGGAAAATAGATGAGACTTGTATGCAGTCACGAGAAATTTGGACTGGTGTTACCTATGCAGTGGCTGCAACTCAGATTCTTTCAGGAATGAGAGAGCAGGGCTTCACTACTGCAGAAGGAATTTTTATTGCAGGCTGGTCTGAAGATGGATATGG ATATTGGTTCCAAACTCCAGAAGCATGGACAATGGATGGTCATTTTCGATCACTAATATACATGAGACCTTTAGCGATATGGGGAATGCAGTGGGCTTTAACAATGCCAAGAGTAGTTATTGAGCCTCCCAGGATCAACTTGATGGACAGGATTGATCTTTCACCCTTCGGTTCAAGATCCTCTAGATTCGATGCAGGTGTAAGAAAGGCTGCTAGAAAAAAACCGAGTTGTTTCGGTAATTCCGTCTTTCATTGTGCATGTTAA